The proteins below are encoded in one region of Candidatus Zixiibacteriota bacterium:
- a CDS encoding YjbQ family protein has translation HHRTGEDNGDAHLKALLMHCQVLLPITEGKLDFGPWQQIYYAEFDGRRKKRVIVKVIGE, from the coding sequence TCATCACAGAACCGGCGAAGATAACGGCGATGCTCACCTGAAAGCGCTTCTGATGCATTGCCAGGTGCTTCTGCCGATTACTGAAGGCAAACTCGATTTTGGTCCCTGGCAACAAATCTACTATGCCGAATTCGACGGCCGGCGCAAAAAACGCGTGATCGTCAAAGTTATCGGGGAGTAA